A genomic stretch from Hemicordylus capensis ecotype Gifberg chromosome 1, rHemCap1.1.pri, whole genome shotgun sequence includes:
- the RAG1 gene encoding V(D)J recombination-activating protein 1 has protein sequence MERLPPLPPPTMNLSCMSEQIQKPYMKFSEWKFKLFKVRSLEKPLPEHNHLANNDKGKMAAILDNITEEQTDAVGLMSQDLLQTDTGLNNSMETMDKDVFHVNYRENTTHQANLQHLCRICGGSFKTDPYKRSHPVHGPVDDETQALLRKKEKRATSWPDLLAKIFKIDVRGDIDTIHPTQFCHNCWKVVQRKFSNAPSEVYFPRKGTMEWHPHSSSCDVCGTSSRGVKRKKQALNPQTSKKLRIIAGRAQQIRHLRNPKQVNKSLMKKIVNCKKIHLSTNVLAVDYPADFVKSISCQVCEHILADPVETTCKHLFCRVCIFKCLRVMGSYCPACRYPCFPTDLMSPVKSFLSILNSLAIRCPVKDCHEEVFLGKYSHHLSSHKEEKDKEGYVHINKGGRPRQHLLSLTRRAQKHRLRELKLQVKTFAEKEEGGDVRSVCLTLFLLALRARNEHRQADELEAIMQGKGSGLPPAVCLAIRVNTFLSCSQYHKMYRTVKAITGRQIFQPLHALRSAEKALLPGYHPFEWTPPLKNVSSNTEVGIIDGLSGIQHLVDDYPVDTIAKRFRYDAALVSALMDMEEDILEGLKSHDLDDYMKGPFTVVIKESCDGMGDVSEKHGCGPAVPEKAVRFSFTLMSITVAHGKESIKIFEENKPNSELCCKPLCLMLADESDHETLTAILSPLVAEREAMKSSSLVLEMGGIPRSFKFIFRGTGYDEKLVREVEGLEASGSSYICTLCDATRLEASQNLILHSITRSHAENLERYEVWRSNPYHETVDELRDRVKGVSAKPFIETVPSIDALHCDIGNATEFYKIFQFEIGEVYKNPDASKEERKRWQSTLDKHLRKKMNLKPVTRMNGNFARKLMSKETVEAVCELIKCEKRHEALKELMDLYLKMKPVWRSSCPTKECPELVCQYSFNSQRFAELLSTKFSYRYEGKITNYFHKTLAHVQEIIERDGSIGAWASEGNESGNKLFRRFRKMNARQSKCYEMEDVLKHHWLYTSKHLQKFMNAHNMLKSQGFAVNPDQSIGDFMTLEDSLEITDSIEF, from the coding sequence ATGGAgaggctgccgccgctgccaccaccaaccaTGAACTTGAGCTGTATGTCAGAACAAATCCAAAAGCCATATATGAAATTTTCTGAATGGAAATTCAAACTCTTCAAAGTCAGATCACTTGAAAAGCCACTTCCTGAACACAACCATCTGGCTAACAATGATAAAGGGAAAATGGCAGCTATTCTGGACAATATCACTGAGGAACAGACAGATGCTGTGGGGTTAATGTCACAAGATCTCTTGCAGACAGACACAGGATTGAACAACAGTATGGAGACAATGGATAAAGATGTCTTTCATGTGAACTATAGAGAGAATACAACTCACCAAGCAAACCTTCAGCACCTCTGCCGTATCTGTGGAGGTTCATTTAAAACTGACCCTTATAAGAGAAGCCACCCAGTGCATGGGCCTGTGGATGATGAGACACAGGcccttttaagaaagaaagagaaaagggctACATCCTGGCCAGATCTTCTTGCCAAGATTTTTAAGATTGATGTGAGAGGAGACATTGACACAATCCATCCTACTCAATTTTGTCACAACTGCTGGAAAGTTGTTCAGAGGAAATTCAGTAATGCCCCATCTGAAGTGTATTTTCCAAGGAAAGGAACCATGGAATGGCATCCCCATTCGTCAAGTTGTGATGTTTGTGGCACTTCCTCCCGTGGGGTCAAGAGAAAGAAGCAAGCCTTGAATCCACAGACAAGCAAAAAGCTGAGGATCATTGCTGGACGTGCTCAGCAAATAAGGCATTTAAGGAACCCCAAACAAGTGAACAAAAGTCTCATGAAAAAAATTGTTAACTGCAAGAAGATTCATCTCAGTACAAATGTCCTTGCAGTAGACTATCCTGCAGACTTTGTAAAATCAATCTCTTGTCAGGTCTGTGAGCACATACTGGCGGACCCAGTAGAAACAACATGCAAGCACTTATTCTGCAGAGTCTGCATCTTTAAATGCCTTAGAGTCATGGGAAGCTATTGCCCAGCCTGTCGCTATCCTTGCTTTCCTACTGATCTCATGAGCCCCGTGAAATCCTTCCTGAGCATCCTCAACAGTTTGGCTATAAGATGTCCAGTGAAAGACTGTCATGAGGAAGTCTTCCTGGGAAAATACAGCCATCATCTTTCCAGCCACAAAGAGGAAAAAGACAAAGAGGGTTATGTGCACATAAACAAAGGTGGCCGACCAAGACAACATTTACTTTCATTGACTCGGAGAGCTCAAAAGCACCGCCTAAGAGAACTCAAGCTTCAAGTAAAGACTTTCGCTgagaaagaagaagggggagaCGTAAGGTCTGTGTGTCTAACTTTGTTCTTATTGGCTTTGAGAGCTAGAAATGAACACAGACAAGCTGATGAGTTGGAAGCTATAATGCAAGGGAAAGGATCAGGCCTTCCTCCAGCTGTTTGCTTGGCAATCCGAGTCAACACCTTTCTCAGCTGCAGCCAGTACCATAAAATGTACAGAACAGTAAAAGCAATAACAGGAAGGCAGATTTTCCAGCCATTGCATGCTCTCCGGAGtgctgaaaaggcccttttgccAGGCTACCATCCATTTGAATGGACACCACCCTTGAAAAACGTGTCCAGTAACACTGAAGTAGGTATTATAGATGGACTATCAGGCATACAACACTTGGTTGATGACTACCCAGTAGACACAATTGCAAAGAGGTTTCGATATGACGCAGCTTTGGTTTCTGCCCTAATGGATATGGAAGAAGATATCTTGGAAGGGCTTAAATCTCATGACCTGGATGACTACATGAAAGGCCCCTTCACTGTGGTGATTAAAGAATCCTGTGATGGAATGGGAGATGTCAGTGAAAAGCATGGCTGTGGCCCAGCTGTACCCGAGAAAGCAGTTAGATTCTCATTCACACTCATGAGCATCACTGTTGCTCATGGCAAAGAAAGTATAAAGATTTTTGAAGAAAACAAGCCCAATTCAGAGCTGTGTTGCAAACCCTTATGCCTTATGCTGGCTGATGAATCAGACCATGAGACACTCACAGCCATTCTGAGCCCTCTTGTAGCAGAAAGAGAGGCCATGAAAAGCAGTTCATTGGTACTTGAGATGGGTGGTATCCCTAGATCATTCAAATTCATCTTTAGGGGCACTGGATATGATGAAAAGCTTGTCCGTGAAGTAGAGGGCCTTGAAGCCTCAGGCTCCTCTTACATATGTACCCTTTGTGATGCAACACGCTTGGAAGCCTCACAGAACTTGATCCTTCACTCCATCACAAGGAGTCATGCTGAAAACCTAGAGCGGTATGAAGTGTGGAGGTCCAACCCCTACCATGAGACTGTTGATGAACTACGTGACCGAGTGAAAGGTGTTTCTGCTAAGCCCTTTATTGAGACTGTTCCTTCAATAGATGCATTGCATTGTGACATTGGCAATGCTACTGAGTTTTACAAAATATTCCAGTTTGAGATTGGTGAAGTATATAAAAACCCTGATGCttcaaaagaagagagaaagaggtggcaaTCAACTCTTGATAAACATCTGAGAAAGAAGATGAATCTGAAGCCTGTAACAAGGATGAATGGAAATTTTGCTAGAAAGCTCATGTCCAAAGAGACAGTGGAAGCAGTTTGTGAACTAATAAAGTGTGAGAAGAGACATGAAGCTCTCAAAGAACTCATGGACCTTTATCTTAAGATGAAACCAGTATGGCGTTCCTCATGTCCTACCAAGGAATGCCCAGAACTAGTATGCCAGTATAGCTTCAACTCTCAACGTTTTGCAGAGCTGCTGTCTACAAAGTTCAGTTATAGATATGAGGGCAAGATTACAAATTACTTTCACAAAACTCTTGCTCATGTTCAAGAAATTATAGAAAGAGATGGTTCCATTGGGGCTTGGGCAAGTGAAGGAAATGAATCTGGGAACAAATTGTTCAGACGCTTTCGAAAAATGAATGCCAGGCAATCCAAATGCTATGAGATGGAGGATGTCTTGAAGCATCACTGGCTGTATACCTCGAAACACTTGCAAAAGTTCATGAATGCCCATAATATGTTGAAAAGCCAGGGGTTTGCAGTCAATCCAGACCAGAGTATCGGGGATTTTATGACACTGGAAGACTCTTTGGAAATTACTGATTCTATAGAATTTTAA